One genomic region from Parafrankia irregularis encodes:
- a CDS encoding DUF58 domain-containing protein, translating into MAGAPDRLLLRLEWQVVRRLDGRVLGAYRTPYRGSGLDFAGLRGYVETDDARRIDWNATARLNEPQVRQFTEDRELTLWLVLDRTASMTVGAPGRGKHDVLAELALVLARLFGRGGNRVGAVLHDGATTRVVPPGTGRGQVLRIGHELARTATAPPKAGTTDVAAMLGTAARLARRRSLIIVISDFIGTAGWDRPLLRLAHRHEVVALRVVDAADDALPEVGLVLVEDAETGEQLLVDSGDPLLRARLRDAVAEREADLAGRMRRAGVPLHRIDTDRDLLPALAGVAASTRWRRT; encoded by the coding sequence ACGCCGTACCGCGGGTCCGGCCTCGACTTCGCCGGACTGCGCGGCTACGTCGAGACCGACGACGCCCGCCGCATCGACTGGAACGCGACCGCCCGGCTGAACGAGCCGCAGGTACGCCAGTTCACCGAGGACCGCGAGCTGACCCTGTGGCTGGTGCTCGACCGGACGGCGTCGATGACCGTCGGCGCCCCCGGCCGCGGGAAGCATGACGTCCTCGCCGAGCTGGCGCTGGTGCTGGCGCGGCTGTTCGGGCGCGGCGGGAACCGGGTCGGCGCGGTCCTCCACGACGGCGCCACGACCCGGGTCGTGCCACCGGGCACCGGCCGTGGCCAGGTGCTGCGCATCGGCCACGAGCTGGCCCGCACCGCCACGGCACCACCGAAGGCGGGCACCACCGACGTCGCCGCGATGCTGGGCACCGCGGCACGCCTGGCGCGGCGCCGGTCGCTGATCATCGTCATCTCCGACTTCATCGGCACCGCCGGCTGGGACCGGCCGCTGCTGCGGCTGGCACACCGCCACGAGGTCGTGGCCCTGCGCGTCGTGGACGCCGCCGACGACGCCCTGCCGGAGGTGGGGCTCGTCCTGGTCGAGGACGCCGAGACCGGCGAGCAGCTGCTCGTCGACTCCGGTGACCCGCTGCTGCGCGCCCGGCTACGCGACGCGGTGGCCGAACGTGAGGCGGACCTGGCCGGCCGCATGCGCCGCGCCGGGGTCCCGCTGCACCGGATCGACACCGACCGCGACCTGCTCCCCGCCCTCGCCGGGGTCGCCGCCAGCACCCGGTGGCGGCGCACATGA
- a CDS encoding VWA domain-containing protein translates to MSLTAPWLLVPGVLVVAALAVAATMTARRRRAALAAAGVDAAAGRRGPQLGIWLSLIGIAVLTFAAAGPAASVPVSRAAGTVIVAVDVSNSMGATDVTPTRLDAAKKAAAAFVAAQPDSVDVGVVAFQDGALTTHQPSADHAAAEAAIDRLKVTGGTSLAEAILTSLSAITGRTVRLGADGSAPDLGYWSSATIVLFSDGEDGGAGANAGTSGSGGSTGGGGAGGGDAGGGDAAGATEAAAGAAQAAGVHVETVGVGTTAGATVEVDGYRLHTALDEDTLKAIAQTTGGSYHPASQASELDGVASAIDLRRTTQHEDLPLAGAFTAFAVLLLAAGAVPTILRTGRVA, encoded by the coding sequence ATGAGCCTCACCGCCCCCTGGCTGCTCGTTCCGGGCGTGCTGGTCGTGGCCGCGCTCGCCGTCGCCGCGACGATGACGGCGCGGCGCCGCCGGGCGGCCCTCGCCGCGGCCGGTGTGGACGCCGCCGCGGGCCGCCGCGGGCCGCAGCTCGGGATCTGGCTCAGCCTCATAGGAATCGCGGTGCTCACGTTCGCGGCGGCGGGGCCGGCGGCCTCCGTTCCCGTCTCCCGCGCCGCGGGCACGGTGATCGTCGCCGTGGACGTCTCGAACAGCATGGGCGCCACCGACGTGACGCCCACCCGGCTGGACGCGGCGAAGAAGGCGGCGGCCGCGTTCGTCGCCGCCCAGCCCGACAGCGTCGACGTGGGCGTGGTCGCGTTCCAGGACGGCGCGCTCACCACCCATCAGCCCAGCGCCGACCACGCCGCCGCCGAGGCGGCGATCGACCGGCTGAAGGTCACCGGCGGCACGTCGCTGGCGGAGGCGATCCTCACCTCGCTGTCGGCGATCACGGGCCGCACGGTCCGGCTCGGCGCGGACGGCTCCGCGCCGGACCTCGGGTACTGGAGCTCGGCGACCATCGTGCTGTTCTCCGACGGGGAGGACGGCGGCGCCGGTGCCAACGCGGGCACCAGCGGCAGTGGCGGCAGCACCGGTGGTGGTGGCGCCGGTGGTGGCGACGCCGGTGGTGGCGACGCCGCCGGGGCGACCGAGGCCGCCGCCGGGGCCGCCCAGGCCGCCGGGGTGCACGTCGAGACGGTCGGTGTCGGCACCACCGCCGGCGCGACCGTCGAGGTGGACGGCTACCGGCTGCACACCGCGCTGGACGAGGACACGCTGAAGGCCATCGCCCAGACGACCGGCGGCTCCTACCACCCGGCCTCGCAGGCGTCCGAGCTGGACGGCGTCGCCTCGGCCATCGACCTGCGGCGGACCACCCAGCACGAGGACCTGCCGCTGGCCGGGGCGTTCACCGCCTTCGCGGTCCTGCTGCTGGCAGCCGGCGCGGTCCCCACGATCCTGCGCACGGGAAGGGTCGCCTGA